The window CTGTCCTCCCACTGTGTTTTTGGAGACGCAAACCTTCCTAGCGTCTTCAAGCCGATCCCTCAGGAGTACGCCACCTACGTACCTCCAAACGTCCTGCTTCTCATAGACACCAGCGGATCCATGCTCTTTAACCTGAGAGGGGGATATACACACGGGGACGGAGGTGGTCCCTATCGAGGTCAGTTCTATTACGGATATGACACCGATAACAGGAATAACGACCCCGATGACGGTTCTCTCTCCTACTATCCTCCTGCGACCTATCTGACCCAGGCCCAGATCGACGATCTAGGGCCCTACAGGCTTCGCTATATGGGAAGGGCACCTGACGGCAGGTATCTTCACCCTAACGATAGCAGAATGTATATCCTTAAAAAGGTTCTTTGGACCGTCTTCACCGATCCCTCCATGGTGGAGGGCCTGAAGATCGGTCTTTCGACCTATCATCAGGAGAGAAGATACGACATCCCCGGTCCCGTAACCTACGAGTTCTGGGATTACTCGAATAGGTGGAGATCAAGGCAGGGCCTTTCCTGGCAACCTACCGGCGAGAGGAGGGGAAAGATGAGGCTTGATTTCGGTTTGATACCCCATTTTTATTATGATTCCTCCCTTTTCTCCGGCGGAGTTCCTGTTGATAAAATAGGCTCCAACCAGTGGTACGATCTTCTATCCCTCATCGACGGGGTGGAGAACTCGGACAACGACGAGGTGAGGGGGGTAGGGGCAACACCTCTTGGCAACTCCATCCATTCAGGAGGGAACCCCCCCCAAGATTGCGCCTATTCCTTTATCCAGCCGGCCATAGAGTATCCCTGTCAGGACAACTGGCTCATAGTTCTCACCGACGGGGAGGACTCCTATTCCAGCACCCAGCCGGTTACCGCTGTCAGAAACCTGTACGAGGCGAACAAGAAAGATCCCCACTGGCCTAAACCTCTTGGACAGGAGGCCAAGCCGGTCAGGACTTTCGTCATAGGCATAATAGATCCTCCGTCGACCACCCTGAACAACATGGCCTTTCAGGGCAGGGCCTGGGAGGTCAACTCAGACATAAAAAGGAACGAAGCCTACTATGCCACCGACACCGACTCTCTGCTGGAGGCCTTCAGGCTCATATTCAGGACAATTCAGAGCAATAAAAAGTCCTCCTCAGCACCGCCTAAGGTATTGAGCGGCAACGAGGACAGCAATATCGTCTACGCCACGTCATTTGTCCCTCGGGTGGATGGGGCGTGGCCGGGATATCTCTACAAAAAGGAACTCACCTCAAAAGACGGTTACGAGACCCTGTGGGACGGTACCGACCGGATAAAGCCTTGGGATAAGAGGCCGATATACCACGCTCCGTGGTATGATGTTTCCGAGGGATTCCTGTGGAACAGCAACCTTCGCCCCTTCCCTTCCACCGGAGGAGGAGCGGGGCCTGTGGCCTACCACGCCGGGGTGGAGGATCGATACAGGGATAACTTTACCAGATGGATAAGGGGCGGTCGTTGGGATCAGAGCTCTAACAGGGTTCACGTTATGATCGACTCCTACAGAGGGTCCCTATTTGTCATGGGTCCCCCTCCTGGTAGCCGTCCCGACAGCGATTTTAACGCCTTTGCCTACGAGAACAGACAGAGAGGAACGGTCCTGTTTAACCAGGGTAACGGAGGAATTTTACAGATAATCAGCGACGACTCGGGAGATGAGATTATGGCCTTTATACCTCCCAATGTCCTTCATCGATCTAGGATGGCGGGCCTCGTGGACAATCTGGTAGAGAGAAATGAGGGAAGCTCTCGGTATCTTCTGTCTGGCCCTATGGTCGTGGAGGACGTGAAGATCAACCCTCCTTACGACCCTGGAGATAAATACAAAACGGTCCTCATAGGGACCCTGGGGTACGGAGGGACAGGTCTCTACGCTCTCGACGTCACCGACCCCACGAAGCCCTATTTCCTCTGGGCAAGGGACAGCACCGTCTATTCCGAGGATGGAGTGGGCTTTCATCCCGATAAAAACGACCTTCTTTGGAGATACTCTAACGCCGGATCGACCCTGTCCTCCGGGGAGGACGTGTCTAAATCCATCCCCGACCTCAGGCGGGTTCTCGGGCGTCCCTTCATCGGCTGGGTTAAGGACTCCAGTGAGACTCGGTGGATAACCCTGTTCGGTGCAGGGGCCGGTTCCTCTCAGATTTGGTCCGACGGTTCTATCTCCCTCTCAAACAGAGGGGATGAAGGCGGAAGGGCTATCTACGCCCTTGACGTAGCTAACGGAGAACGATTTCACGATCCTATCGTCCACGACGACCTGGGACAGGTCATAGGGGAGATAGCGGTGGCTAAGGGGGCAAGCAGAGCGGAGTACCTTAAGATCGACAAAGGCTACGTAGGAGATACGCGTGGACAGATATGGCGTCTGCGATGGGACGAGAGCGTTCTGGGCAACTGGACTTTGAGCAAACTAGCCGATTTGTCCGGTCCTAAGGGAGTTCCTCCATTCGTTCACGGTCTGGATCTATCTAAGAAACTGGGCCAAATGTGGATATTCGGCGCAACTGGAGATCCCTTCGATATAGTTCCAAGGAATTCGAGGACCATCTCCGCCGACTGTATAGTCGGTTTTAAGGAGCCGGAGTCGGAGACCCTTCAACTGAAGGATCTTAAGGCCCTTTCGGGCAAGGAGGATCAGCTGAATCCCGAGGACGACCACGAGGGATGGCTTCTGTCTCTGGAGGAAGGGGAGTTTTCGACGACCCCTCCGGTGGTCGCTGGGGGCAAGGTGTTCGTAGCCACCTATATCGACTCCGGGGGAAATCCATGCGAGCCCGGAAACGCCAGACTCTACGTCCTAGGGGCCTTCGATGGCAAGCCTTTCTTTGACGACGGCGCTAGCGGTAAAAAACGGTACATCGAGCTTAAGGGAGTCAGAATCACCAGTCTGGAAGTAAAGGATAAC is drawn from Dethiosulfovibrio salsuginis and contains these coding sequences:
- a CDS encoding PilC/PilY family type IV pilus protein, producing the protein MSFAIVMSVLLSSHCVFGDANLPSVFKPIPQEYATYVPPNVLLLIDTSGSMLFNLRGGYTHGDGGGPYRGQFYYGYDTDNRNNDPDDGSLSYYPPATYLTQAQIDDLGPYRLRYMGRAPDGRYLHPNDSRMYILKKVLWTVFTDPSMVEGLKIGLSTYHQERRYDIPGPVTYEFWDYSNRWRSRQGLSWQPTGERRGKMRLDFGLIPHFYYDSSLFSGGVPVDKIGSNQWYDLLSLIDGVENSDNDEVRGVGATPLGNSIHSGGNPPQDCAYSFIQPAIEYPCQDNWLIVLTDGEDSYSSTQPVTAVRNLYEANKKDPHWPKPLGQEAKPVRTFVIGIIDPPSTTLNNMAFQGRAWEVNSDIKRNEAYYATDTDSLLEAFRLIFRTIQSNKKSSSAPPKVLSGNEDSNIVYATSFVPRVDGAWPGYLYKKELTSKDGYETLWDGTDRIKPWDKRPIYHAPWYDVSEGFLWNSNLRPFPSTGGGAGPVAYHAGVEDRYRDNFTRWIRGGRWDQSSNRVHVMIDSYRGSLFVMGPPPGSRPDSDFNAFAYENRQRGTVLFNQGNGGILQIISDDSGDEIMAFIPPNVLHRSRMAGLVDNLVERNEGSSRYLLSGPMVVEDVKINPPYDPGDKYKTVLIGTLGYGGTGLYALDVTDPTKPYFLWARDSTVYSEDGVGFHPDKNDLLWRYSNAGSTLSSGEDVSKSIPDLRRVLGRPFIGWVKDSSETRWITLFGAGAGSSQIWSDGSISLSNRGDEGGRAIYALDVANGERFHDPIVHDDLGQVIGEIAVAKGASRAEYLKIDKGYVGDTRGQIWRLRWDESVLGNWTLSKLADLSGPKGVPPFVHGLDLSKKLGQMWIFGATGDPFDIVPRNSRTISADCIVGFKEPESETLQLKDLKALSGKEDQLNPEDDHEGWLLSLEEGEFSTTPPVVAGGKVFVATYIDSGGNPCEPGNARLYVLGAFDGKPFFDDGASGKKRYIELKGVRITSLEVKDNRIFAGITNPSGKNPEDLSIPPDLKAKQDEDGSILTIDVPEPKNDDSVKSDKEIARSGYWRILW